Proteins encoded in a region of the Triticum dicoccoides isolate Atlit2015 ecotype Zavitan chromosome 3A, WEW_v2.0, whole genome shotgun sequence genome:
- the LOC119271234 gene encoding ubiquitin-60S ribosomal protein L40-1-like, which yields MQIFVKTVTGETLTLEVESSNTVDSVKAQIQRKAGIDGDQPPSVLFAGKQLEEEEDGRRTLADYGIGKGSTLHLALGLRGGYQRTGYACVDPGLRTLALSYNENKMICRKCYARLSPRSTNCRKKKCGRSSDLRQKKPLGRHYW from the exons atgcagatcttcgtgaagacggtCACCGGGGAGACTCTCACGCTTGAGGTCGAGAGCAGCAACACGGTGGACAGCGTCAAGGCCCAGATCCAGCGGAAGGCAGGAATCGACGGCGATCAGCCACCGTCTGTCCTCTTCGCCGGGAAGcagctagaggaggaggaggatggccgGCGAACCCTGGCCGACTACGGCATCGGCAAGGGGTCGACCCTGCACCTCGCACTCGGGCTCCGCGGCGGCTACCAGCGGACCGGCTACGCATGCGTCGATCCCGGCCTCCGAACGCTTGCGCTCAGCTACAATGAAAACAAGATGATCTGCCGCAA GTGCTATGCACGCCTCTCGCCGAGGTCTACCAACTGCCGCAAGAAGAAGTGTGGCCGCAGCAGCGAC CTGAGGCAGAAGAAACCGCTTGGACGACATTATTGGTGA